From Tripterygium wilfordii isolate XIE 37 chromosome 16, ASM1340144v1, whole genome shotgun sequence, one genomic window encodes:
- the LOC119980860 gene encoding uncharacterized protein LOC119980860 isoform X4 produces the protein MKKVKFRSMKELYGDSKDVLEPKVSPVLKANFRGQKHADDTKCIALSNRGSRGVDGSSRARLPTRHSSRLHSEGTTSQMAVKADYELSDDAAQGKGPRQFFISDTDMISPVSSLCNGRRCSSSETSNLVSVCSNHDSQDVSKDTEILEEVENLQTVADNCCLTKVPTFDETQKNSGLLDNWEESDHLVDGTSCICRSYYTDKTGGDYDGERATENLSYSSATLNSFSIIGKDVDDQPSSCCRAGCLVDVIDNANCGNAVICAQESSRPTSLLRNQSDLSENSSLRNSYFGATSLKVDPSDCHKQVESTLTTLIRTGGQRSSVHSFADSMKPDTEMNRGHSASETEKISDLKELLPKSGEQTAKPSRWQPHLQPQALDSGDAMGIVEGEQVKMCNICGHPGREELLAICCKCRDGAEHTYCMHAKLDRVPEGAWVCEECMMTEEVEKQKQGTFERPDRVLRKSLSNNQRQNSGNSSTSNHNSTLELEVKGSVVEKSRNDGDSSSPCWVEKRPALNMEGLPVKRIRTLTINHTSSSMLVSRTKTVLCCASSFNSLDKRAVKPAHEGSVRKSKSFNHELSKVNVQLSYDCLQKQSRASENDTSDDKKEVVANMFSNENADLSNAADAKDKGQDFVKMTKKLKLPESPVTATVTDSGIYASVMDKKPAFGDGADDSAVKAVQCHEKTSNTSKSTLTEKTTVPADGANACAPLLSRSNDSSVKAVQCHEKTSNTSKSTGKFGETCSQNKRHKSIVKDEREHLEYSKEAAFTTKVKTSEDTSPPDGKPHPRCLPEYASAVDGPFWISTVPQRNYIWKGGFEIHIIRRGVKLSRFCDGIQAHLATGASPRVLEAVEKLPQTFLLKEVPRLSMWPAQFSENQATENNIALYFFAEDLKSYESSYNVLVENMIKNDLGLKGNFNGTELLVFASNLLPEGSKPSMMVKQNHHLSRNSLFLKKILTSNHTWSNLQLEVSSSPETQHTLGHCREKEEKQSDDRILISTFKQMKNVILTQNVIWKDNWNMEVKDPSFHLQPKTTS, from the exons atgaagaaagtgaaattCAGGAGTATGAAGGAGCTTTATGGGGATAGTAAAGATGTTTTGGAACCCAAG GTTTCACCAGTGTTGAAAGCCAATTTTCGTGGGCAAAAGCATGCAGATGACACGAAATGCATTGCTCTGTCTAATAGG GGATCACGTGGAGTAGACGGGTCCAGTAGGGCACGACTTCCAACTCGTCACTCATCTCGCCTGCATTCTGAAGGAACAACATCGCAAATGGCAGTAAAGGCTGATTATGAGCTTTCTGATGACGCTGCTCAAGGAAAGGGACCTAGGCAGTTCTTTATAAGTGATACAGATATGATATCTCCTGTGAGTAGCTTATGCAATGGTAGACGTTGTTCCAGCAGTGAGACAAGTAACCTTGTCAGTGTGTGCTCCAATCATGATTCGCAAGATGTTTCTAAAGATACTGAAATTCTTGAGGAAGTGGAGAACCTTCAAACTGTTGCTGACAACTGTTGCTTGACAAAAGTACCCACCTTTGATGAAACCCAAAAGAATTCAGGTCTACTTGATAATTGGGAAGAATCTGATCATCTTGTTGATGGCACCTCTTGCATTTGCAGATCATATTACACAGACAAAACGGGCGGTGACTATGACGGTGAAAGAGCTACAGAGAATTTATCATACAGCTCAGCAACACTTAACAGTTTTTCCATTATTGGCAAGGATGTTGATGATCAACCTTCCTCCTGTTGTCGGGCTGGCTGTCTTGTTGATGTAATTGACAATGCTAACTGTGGGAACGCTGTTATATGTGCTCAAGAATCTTCAAGGCCAACTTCTCTTCTCCGTAACCAGTCAGACCTTTCAGAAAATTCTTCCCTGAGAAATTCCTATTTTGGTGCTACTTCTCTGAAG GTGGATCCTTCTGACTGCCACAAACAGGTCGAATCAACTTTGACAACTCTGATTAGAACCGGTGGTCAAAGAAGTAGTGTGCATAGTTTTGCTGATTCCATGAAACCTGATACAGAAATGAATCGGGGACACTCAGCGTCGGAAACAGAAAAAATTTCAGATCTAAAAGAACTATTGCCGAAGTCTGGTGAGCAGACTGCAAAACCTAGTAGGTGGCAACCTCATTTGCAACCTCAGGCTCTCGACTCTGGTGATGCAATGGGCATTGTGGAGGGTGAA CAGGTGAAAATGTGTAATATTTGTGGTCATCCAGGGCGTGAGGAGTTGCTTGCCATTTGTTGCAAGTGTAGGGATGGGGCCGAACATAC ATACTGCATGCATGCAAAGCTGGACAGGGTTCCTGAAGGTGCTTGGGTGTGTGAAGAATGCATGATGACAGAAGAAGttgaaaagcaaaagcaagGTACATTTGAAAGACCAGATAGAGTATTGAGGAAATCACTCTCGAATAATCAAAGGCAAAACTCTGGAAATTCAAGTACTTCCAATCATAACAGTACTTTGGAACTGGAAGTTAAAGGTTCAGTTGTTGAGAAAAGCAGGAATGATGGAGATAGTTCTAGTCCTTGCTGGGTAGAGAAGAGACCCGCACTCAATATGGAAGGTCTTCCAGTGAAAAGAATTCGGACTCTCACAATAAATCATACATCCTCTTCAATGTTGGTATCCCGGACCAAAACTGTACTCTGCTGTGCTTCTTCGTTCAACAGCTTGGACAAGAGGGCAGTAAAGCCAGCCCATGAAG GTTCTGTTCGTAAATCAAAATCATTCAACCATGAGTTGTCAAAAGTGAATGTCCAGTTGTCATATGATTGTTTACAAAAGCAAAGTCGTGCCAGTGAAAATGATACCAGTGACGACAAAAAAGAGGTAGTTGCAAATATGTTCAGCAACGAAAACGCAGACCTCTCAAATGCGGCAGATGCAAAGGATAAAGGGCAGGACTTcgttaaaatgacaaaaaaactaaaattaccCGAGTCTCCGGTGACTGCAACTGTGACCGACAGTGGTATTTATGCTTCAGTAATGGATAAAAAACCTGCCTTTGGTGATGGAGCTGATGATAGTGCTGTGAAGGCTGTGCAATGTCACGAAAAAACGAGCAATACATCCAAGTCTACATTGACAGAGAAAACAACCGTCCCTGCTGATGGAGCTAATGCATGTGCCCCGCTTTTATCTAGATCCAATGATAGTTCCGTGAAGGCTGTGCAATGTCACGAGAAAACGAGCAATACATCCAAGTCTACTGGTAAATTTGGTGAAACATGCTCTCAAAACAAAAGGCATAAGAGTATTGTCAAGGATGAGAGAGAGCATCTTGAGTACTCTAAAGAAGCAGCATTTACTACCAAAGTAAAAACTAGTGAAGATACTTCTCCTCCTGATGGCAAGCCTCATCCAAGATGCTTACCCGAGTATGCTTCTGCAGTAGATGGTCCTTTCTGGATTTCTACCGTTCCTCAACGTAATTATATATGGAA AGGTGGATTTGAAATTCACATAATTCGTAGAGGTGTGAAACTTTCAAGGTTTTGCGATGGGATCCAAGCACACTTAGCAACTGGTGCTTCACCTAGAGTTCTTGAAGCAGTGGAAAAACTACCTCAGACATTTCTGTTGAAGGAAGTTCCTCGCTTGAGTATGTGGCCAGCACAGTTCTCAGAAAATCAGGCAACTGAGAACAACATTGCCCTGTACTTTTTTGCAGAAGATCTTAAGAG CTATGAGAGCAGCTATAATGTCTTGGTGGAGAACATGATTAAGAATGATTTAGGTCTGAAAGGAAACTTCAATGGAACTGAGCTATTAGTTTTCGCATCTAACCTCCTTCCTGAAGGATCGAAAC CGTCGATGATGGTCAAACAAAACCATCACTTGAGCAGAAACTCCTTGTTCCTGAAGAAAATCCTGACCAGCAACCACACATGGTCAAACCTCCAACTAGAAGTGAGCAGCTCTCCCGAGACACAGCACACGCTGGGTCACTGCAG agagaaggaagagaaacaAAGCGACGACCGGATATTGATCTCAACCTTCAAGCAGATGAAGAATGTAATCTTGACACAGAATGTAATATGGAAGGACAATTGGAATATGGAAGTCAAGGACCCAAGCTTCCACCTGCAACCGAAAACTACTTCTTAG
- the LOC119980860 gene encoding uncharacterized protein LOC119980860 isoform X3 — translation MKKVKFRSMKELYGDSKDVLEPKVSPVLKANFRGQKHADDTKCIALSNRGSRGVDGSSRARLPTRHSSRLHSEGTTSQMAVKADYELSDDAAQGKGPRQFFISDTDMISPVSSLCNGRRCSSSETSNLVSVCSNHDSQDVSKDTEILEEVENLQTVADNCCLTKVPTFDETQKNSGLLDNWEESDHLVDGTSCICRSYYTDKTGGDYDGERATENLSYSSATLNSFSIIGKDVDDQPSSCCRAGCLVDVIDNANCGNAVICAQESSRPTSLLRNQSDLSENSSLRNSYFGATSLKVDPSDCHKQVESTLTTLIRTGGQRSSVHSFADSMKPDTEMNRGHSASETEKISDLKELLPKSGEQTAKPSRWQPHLQPQALDSGDAMGIVEGEQVKMCNICGHPGREELLAICCKCRDGAEHTYCMHAKLDRVPEGAWVCEECMMTEEVEKQKQGTFERPDRVLRKSLSNNQRQNSGNSSTSNHNSTLELEVKGSVVEKSRNDGDSSSPCWVEKRPALNMEGLPVKRIRTLTINHTSSSMLVSRTKTVLCCASSFNSLDKRAVKPAHEGSVRKSKSFNHELSKVNVQLSYDCLQKQSRASENDTSDDKKEVVANMFSNENADLSNAADAKDKGQDFVKMTKKLKLPESPVTATVTDSGIYASVMDKKPAFGDGADDSAVKAVQCHEKTSNTSKSTLTEKTTVPADGANACAPLLSRSNDSSVKAVQCHEKTSNTSKSTGKFGETCSQNKRHKSIVKDEREHLEYSKEAAFTTKVKTSEDTSPPDGKPHPRCLPEYASAVDGPFWISTVPQRNYIWKGGFEIHIIRRGVKLSRFCDGIQAHLATGASPRVLEAVEKLPQTFLLKEVPRLSMWPAQFSENQATENNIALYFFAEDLKSYESSYNVLVENMIKNDLGLKGNFNGTELLVFASNLLPEGSKRWNNLSFLWGVFREGRVNFPKQIPFYVSYSNFSPSNHVDDGQTKPSLEQKLLVPEENPDQQPHMVKPPTRSEQLSRDTAHAGSLQREGRETKRRPDIDLNLQADEECNLDTECNMEGQLEYGSQGPKLPPATENYFLEQPLISGIAGDTTSRNVTYSNLLARNQNNDDDDSPSLRLALPLFCNHSNVDTSLSLSSLSRK, via the exons atgaagaaagtgaaattCAGGAGTATGAAGGAGCTTTATGGGGATAGTAAAGATGTTTTGGAACCCAAG GTTTCACCAGTGTTGAAAGCCAATTTTCGTGGGCAAAAGCATGCAGATGACACGAAATGCATTGCTCTGTCTAATAGG GGATCACGTGGAGTAGACGGGTCCAGTAGGGCACGACTTCCAACTCGTCACTCATCTCGCCTGCATTCTGAAGGAACAACATCGCAAATGGCAGTAAAGGCTGATTATGAGCTTTCTGATGACGCTGCTCAAGGAAAGGGACCTAGGCAGTTCTTTATAAGTGATACAGATATGATATCTCCTGTGAGTAGCTTATGCAATGGTAGACGTTGTTCCAGCAGTGAGACAAGTAACCTTGTCAGTGTGTGCTCCAATCATGATTCGCAAGATGTTTCTAAAGATACTGAAATTCTTGAGGAAGTGGAGAACCTTCAAACTGTTGCTGACAACTGTTGCTTGACAAAAGTACCCACCTTTGATGAAACCCAAAAGAATTCAGGTCTACTTGATAATTGGGAAGAATCTGATCATCTTGTTGATGGCACCTCTTGCATTTGCAGATCATATTACACAGACAAAACGGGCGGTGACTATGACGGTGAAAGAGCTACAGAGAATTTATCATACAGCTCAGCAACACTTAACAGTTTTTCCATTATTGGCAAGGATGTTGATGATCAACCTTCCTCCTGTTGTCGGGCTGGCTGTCTTGTTGATGTAATTGACAATGCTAACTGTGGGAACGCTGTTATATGTGCTCAAGAATCTTCAAGGCCAACTTCTCTTCTCCGTAACCAGTCAGACCTTTCAGAAAATTCTTCCCTGAGAAATTCCTATTTTGGTGCTACTTCTCTGAAG GTGGATCCTTCTGACTGCCACAAACAGGTCGAATCAACTTTGACAACTCTGATTAGAACCGGTGGTCAAAGAAGTAGTGTGCATAGTTTTGCTGATTCCATGAAACCTGATACAGAAATGAATCGGGGACACTCAGCGTCGGAAACAGAAAAAATTTCAGATCTAAAAGAACTATTGCCGAAGTCTGGTGAGCAGACTGCAAAACCTAGTAGGTGGCAACCTCATTTGCAACCTCAGGCTCTCGACTCTGGTGATGCAATGGGCATTGTGGAGGGTGAA CAGGTGAAAATGTGTAATATTTGTGGTCATCCAGGGCGTGAGGAGTTGCTTGCCATTTGTTGCAAGTGTAGGGATGGGGCCGAACATAC ATACTGCATGCATGCAAAGCTGGACAGGGTTCCTGAAGGTGCTTGGGTGTGTGAAGAATGCATGATGACAGAAGAAGttgaaaagcaaaagcaagGTACATTTGAAAGACCAGATAGAGTATTGAGGAAATCACTCTCGAATAATCAAAGGCAAAACTCTGGAAATTCAAGTACTTCCAATCATAACAGTACTTTGGAACTGGAAGTTAAAGGTTCAGTTGTTGAGAAAAGCAGGAATGATGGAGATAGTTCTAGTCCTTGCTGGGTAGAGAAGAGACCCGCACTCAATATGGAAGGTCTTCCAGTGAAAAGAATTCGGACTCTCACAATAAATCATACATCCTCTTCAATGTTGGTATCCCGGACCAAAACTGTACTCTGCTGTGCTTCTTCGTTCAACAGCTTGGACAAGAGGGCAGTAAAGCCAGCCCATGAAG GTTCTGTTCGTAAATCAAAATCATTCAACCATGAGTTGTCAAAAGTGAATGTCCAGTTGTCATATGATTGTTTACAAAAGCAAAGTCGTGCCAGTGAAAATGATACCAGTGACGACAAAAAAGAGGTAGTTGCAAATATGTTCAGCAACGAAAACGCAGACCTCTCAAATGCGGCAGATGCAAAGGATAAAGGGCAGGACTTcgttaaaatgacaaaaaaactaaaattaccCGAGTCTCCGGTGACTGCAACTGTGACCGACAGTGGTATTTATGCTTCAGTAATGGATAAAAAACCTGCCTTTGGTGATGGAGCTGATGATAGTGCTGTGAAGGCTGTGCAATGTCACGAAAAAACGAGCAATACATCCAAGTCTACATTGACAGAGAAAACAACCGTCCCTGCTGATGGAGCTAATGCATGTGCCCCGCTTTTATCTAGATCCAATGATAGTTCCGTGAAGGCTGTGCAATGTCACGAGAAAACGAGCAATACATCCAAGTCTACTGGTAAATTTGGTGAAACATGCTCTCAAAACAAAAGGCATAAGAGTATTGTCAAGGATGAGAGAGAGCATCTTGAGTACTCTAAAGAAGCAGCATTTACTACCAAAGTAAAAACTAGTGAAGATACTTCTCCTCCTGATGGCAAGCCTCATCCAAGATGCTTACCCGAGTATGCTTCTGCAGTAGATGGTCCTTTCTGGATTTCTACCGTTCCTCAACGTAATTATATATGGAA AGGTGGATTTGAAATTCACATAATTCGTAGAGGTGTGAAACTTTCAAGGTTTTGCGATGGGATCCAAGCACACTTAGCAACTGGTGCTTCACCTAGAGTTCTTGAAGCAGTGGAAAAACTACCTCAGACATTTCTGTTGAAGGAAGTTCCTCGCTTGAGTATGTGGCCAGCACAGTTCTCAGAAAATCAGGCAACTGAGAACAACATTGCCCTGTACTTTTTTGCAGAAGATCTTAAGAG CTATGAGAGCAGCTATAATGTCTTGGTGGAGAACATGATTAAGAATGATTTAGGTCTGAAAGGAAACTTCAATGGAACTGAGCTATTAGTTTTCGCATCTAACCTCCTTCCTGAAGGATCGAAAC GCTGGAATAATTTGTCTTTCTTATGGGGAGTATTCAGAGAGGGAAGGGTGAATTTCCCAAAACAAATACCGTTTTATGTGTCTTATTCGAATTTCTCACCATCAAACCA CGTCGATGATGGTCAAACAAAACCATCACTTGAGCAGAAACTCCTTGTTCCTGAAGAAAATCCTGACCAGCAACCACACATGGTCAAACCTCCAACTAGAAGTGAGCAGCTCTCCCGAGACACAGCACACGCTGGGTCACTGCAG agagaaggaagagaaacaAAGCGACGACCGGATATTGATCTCAACCTTCAAGCAGATGAAGAATGTAATCTTGACACAGAATGTAATATGGAAGGACAATTGGAATATGGAAGTCAAGGACCCAAGCTTCCACCTGCAACCGAAAACTACTTCTTAGAACAGCCTTTGATTTCTGGCATTGCCGGTGATACCACAAGCAGGAATGTCACATATTCCAATCTACTGGCAAGGAACCAGAACAACGATGATGATGACTCGCCATCCCTCCGTCTTGCGTTGCCGCTATTTTGCAATCATAGCAATGTGGATACTTCGTTATCTCTCAGTAGTCTCTCTAGAAAGTAG
- the LOC119980860 gene encoding uncharacterized protein LOC119980860 isoform X1, with protein sequence MKKVKFRSMKELYGDSKDVLEPKVSPVLKANFRGQKHADDTKCIALSNRGSRGVDGSSRARLPTRHSSRLHSEGTTSQMAVKADYELSDDAAQGKGPRQFFISDTDMISPVSSLCNGRRCSSSETSNLVSVCSNHDSQDVSKDTEILEEVENLQTVADNCCLTKVPTFDETQKNSGLLDNWEESDHLVDGTSCICRSYYTDKTGGDYDGERATENLSYSSATLNSFSIIGKDVDDQPSSCCRAGCLVDVIDNANCGNAVICAQESSRPTSLLRNQSDLSENSSLRNSYFGATSLKVDPSDCHKQVESTLTTLIRTGGQRSSVHSFADSMKPDTEMNRGHSASETEKISDLKELLPKSGEQTAKPSRWQPHLQPQALDSGDAMGIVEGEQVKMCNICGHPGREELLAICCKCRDGAEHTYCMHAKLDRVPEGAWVCEECMMTEEVEKQKQGTFERPDRVLRKSLSNNQRQNSGNSSTSNHNSTLELEVKGSVVEKSRNDGDSSSPCWVEKRPALNMEGLPVKRIRTLTINHTSSSMLVSRTKTVLCCASSFNSLDKRAVKPAHEGSVRKSKSFNHELSKVNVQLSYDCLQKQSRASENDTSDDKKEVVANMFSNENADLSNAADAKDKGQDFVKMTKKLKLPESPVTATVTDSGIYASVMDKKPAFGDGADDSAVKAVQCHEKTSNTSKSTLTEKTTVPADGANACAPLLSRSNDSSVKAVQCHEKTSNTSKSTGKFGETCSQNKRHKSIVKDEREHLEYSKEAAFTTKVKTSEDTSPPDGKPHPRCLPEYASAVDGPFWISTVPQRNYIWKGGFEIHIIRRGVKLSRFCDGIQAHLATGASPRVLEAVEKLPQTFLLKEVPRLSMWPAQFSENQATENNIALYFFAEDLKSYESSYNVLVENMIKNDLGLKGNFNGTELLVFASNLLPEGSKRWNNLSFLWGVFREGRVNFPKQIPFYVSYSNFSPSNQYFSLPSLSAINNTCFPGQSSESSLSSNIFSNIEPKSNFSTSLASPVFSSDKSVDDGQTKPSLEQKLLVPEENPDQQPHMVKPPTRSEQLSRDTAHAGSLQREGRETKRRPDIDLNLQADEECNLDTECNMEGQLEYGSQGPKLPPATENYFLEQPLISGIAGDTTSRNVTYSNLLARNQNNDDDDSPSLRLALPLFCNHSNVDTSLSLSSLSRK encoded by the exons atgaagaaagtgaaattCAGGAGTATGAAGGAGCTTTATGGGGATAGTAAAGATGTTTTGGAACCCAAG GTTTCACCAGTGTTGAAAGCCAATTTTCGTGGGCAAAAGCATGCAGATGACACGAAATGCATTGCTCTGTCTAATAGG GGATCACGTGGAGTAGACGGGTCCAGTAGGGCACGACTTCCAACTCGTCACTCATCTCGCCTGCATTCTGAAGGAACAACATCGCAAATGGCAGTAAAGGCTGATTATGAGCTTTCTGATGACGCTGCTCAAGGAAAGGGACCTAGGCAGTTCTTTATAAGTGATACAGATATGATATCTCCTGTGAGTAGCTTATGCAATGGTAGACGTTGTTCCAGCAGTGAGACAAGTAACCTTGTCAGTGTGTGCTCCAATCATGATTCGCAAGATGTTTCTAAAGATACTGAAATTCTTGAGGAAGTGGAGAACCTTCAAACTGTTGCTGACAACTGTTGCTTGACAAAAGTACCCACCTTTGATGAAACCCAAAAGAATTCAGGTCTACTTGATAATTGGGAAGAATCTGATCATCTTGTTGATGGCACCTCTTGCATTTGCAGATCATATTACACAGACAAAACGGGCGGTGACTATGACGGTGAAAGAGCTACAGAGAATTTATCATACAGCTCAGCAACACTTAACAGTTTTTCCATTATTGGCAAGGATGTTGATGATCAACCTTCCTCCTGTTGTCGGGCTGGCTGTCTTGTTGATGTAATTGACAATGCTAACTGTGGGAACGCTGTTATATGTGCTCAAGAATCTTCAAGGCCAACTTCTCTTCTCCGTAACCAGTCAGACCTTTCAGAAAATTCTTCCCTGAGAAATTCCTATTTTGGTGCTACTTCTCTGAAG GTGGATCCTTCTGACTGCCACAAACAGGTCGAATCAACTTTGACAACTCTGATTAGAACCGGTGGTCAAAGAAGTAGTGTGCATAGTTTTGCTGATTCCATGAAACCTGATACAGAAATGAATCGGGGACACTCAGCGTCGGAAACAGAAAAAATTTCAGATCTAAAAGAACTATTGCCGAAGTCTGGTGAGCAGACTGCAAAACCTAGTAGGTGGCAACCTCATTTGCAACCTCAGGCTCTCGACTCTGGTGATGCAATGGGCATTGTGGAGGGTGAA CAGGTGAAAATGTGTAATATTTGTGGTCATCCAGGGCGTGAGGAGTTGCTTGCCATTTGTTGCAAGTGTAGGGATGGGGCCGAACATAC ATACTGCATGCATGCAAAGCTGGACAGGGTTCCTGAAGGTGCTTGGGTGTGTGAAGAATGCATGATGACAGAAGAAGttgaaaagcaaaagcaagGTACATTTGAAAGACCAGATAGAGTATTGAGGAAATCACTCTCGAATAATCAAAGGCAAAACTCTGGAAATTCAAGTACTTCCAATCATAACAGTACTTTGGAACTGGAAGTTAAAGGTTCAGTTGTTGAGAAAAGCAGGAATGATGGAGATAGTTCTAGTCCTTGCTGGGTAGAGAAGAGACCCGCACTCAATATGGAAGGTCTTCCAGTGAAAAGAATTCGGACTCTCACAATAAATCATACATCCTCTTCAATGTTGGTATCCCGGACCAAAACTGTACTCTGCTGTGCTTCTTCGTTCAACAGCTTGGACAAGAGGGCAGTAAAGCCAGCCCATGAAG GTTCTGTTCGTAAATCAAAATCATTCAACCATGAGTTGTCAAAAGTGAATGTCCAGTTGTCATATGATTGTTTACAAAAGCAAAGTCGTGCCAGTGAAAATGATACCAGTGACGACAAAAAAGAGGTAGTTGCAAATATGTTCAGCAACGAAAACGCAGACCTCTCAAATGCGGCAGATGCAAAGGATAAAGGGCAGGACTTcgttaaaatgacaaaaaaactaaaattaccCGAGTCTCCGGTGACTGCAACTGTGACCGACAGTGGTATTTATGCTTCAGTAATGGATAAAAAACCTGCCTTTGGTGATGGAGCTGATGATAGTGCTGTGAAGGCTGTGCAATGTCACGAAAAAACGAGCAATACATCCAAGTCTACATTGACAGAGAAAACAACCGTCCCTGCTGATGGAGCTAATGCATGTGCCCCGCTTTTATCTAGATCCAATGATAGTTCCGTGAAGGCTGTGCAATGTCACGAGAAAACGAGCAATACATCCAAGTCTACTGGTAAATTTGGTGAAACATGCTCTCAAAACAAAAGGCATAAGAGTATTGTCAAGGATGAGAGAGAGCATCTTGAGTACTCTAAAGAAGCAGCATTTACTACCAAAGTAAAAACTAGTGAAGATACTTCTCCTCCTGATGGCAAGCCTCATCCAAGATGCTTACCCGAGTATGCTTCTGCAGTAGATGGTCCTTTCTGGATTTCTACCGTTCCTCAACGTAATTATATATGGAA AGGTGGATTTGAAATTCACATAATTCGTAGAGGTGTGAAACTTTCAAGGTTTTGCGATGGGATCCAAGCACACTTAGCAACTGGTGCTTCACCTAGAGTTCTTGAAGCAGTGGAAAAACTACCTCAGACATTTCTGTTGAAGGAAGTTCCTCGCTTGAGTATGTGGCCAGCACAGTTCTCAGAAAATCAGGCAACTGAGAACAACATTGCCCTGTACTTTTTTGCAGAAGATCTTAAGAG CTATGAGAGCAGCTATAATGTCTTGGTGGAGAACATGATTAAGAATGATTTAGGTCTGAAAGGAAACTTCAATGGAACTGAGCTATTAGTTTTCGCATCTAACCTCCTTCCTGAAGGATCGAAAC GCTGGAATAATTTGTCTTTCTTATGGGGAGTATTCAGAGAGGGAAGGGTGAATTTCCCAAAACAAATACCGTTTTATGTGTCTTATTCGAATTTCTCACCATCAAACCAGTACTTTTCTCTTCCTTCGTTGTCTGCAATAAATAACACATGCTTCCCTGGACAATCCAGTGAAAGTTCATTGTCATCCAATATATTTTCCAATATTGAACCCAAATCAAACTTTTCTACGTCACTAGCATCTCCAGTTTTTTCTTCTGATAAAAGCGTCGATGATGGTCAAACAAAACCATCACTTGAGCAGAAACTCCTTGTTCCTGAAGAAAATCCTGACCAGCAACCACACATGGTCAAACCTCCAACTAGAAGTGAGCAGCTCTCCCGAGACACAGCACACGCTGGGTCACTGCAG agagaaggaagagaaacaAAGCGACGACCGGATATTGATCTCAACCTTCAAGCAGATGAAGAATGTAATCTTGACACAGAATGTAATATGGAAGGACAATTGGAATATGGAAGTCAAGGACCCAAGCTTCCACCTGCAACCGAAAACTACTTCTTAGAACAGCCTTTGATTTCTGGCATTGCCGGTGATACCACAAGCAGGAATGTCACATATTCCAATCTACTGGCAAGGAACCAGAACAACGATGATGATGACTCGCCATCCCTCCGTCTTGCGTTGCCGCTATTTTGCAATCATAGCAATGTGGATACTTCGTTATCTCTCAGTAGTCTCTCTAGAAAGTAG